In Bacillus toyonensis BCT-7112, a single window of DNA contains:
- a CDS encoding NADH-quinone oxidoreductase subunit C, with translation MSNPNKDLEDLKREAARRAKEEARKRLVAKHDGEISKLEGENQEKEKALPKIDGMTVEEAKQRAAAAAKAKAAALAKQKREGTEEVTEEEKVKAKAKAKAAAAAKAKAAALAKQKREGTEEVTEEEKAKAKAKAAAAAKAKAAALAKQKREGTEEVTEEEKAKAKAKAVAAAKAKAAALAKQKASQGDGNLGDEKAKAIAAAKAKAAAAARAKTKGAESEKEDVPKQEEPSVNQPYLNQYVEVIRGKLGGSTLVDSYINKLSKDVPTLVVDPSKYYEVMELLRFHEGLAFDYMSELHATDFVTHMEVYVHLFSYGKKQSVAVKVKLDREVPQVESVTALWKGADWPEREAYDLLGIAFKGHPNLSRILMPDDWVGYPLRKDYEPYDVEV, from the coding sequence ATGAGTAATCCAAATAAAGATTTAGAGGATCTGAAAAGAGAAGCTGCTAGGCGCGCGAAAGAAGAAGCGAGAAAACGTCTTGTTGCGAAACATGATGGGGAAATAAGTAAGCTTGAAGGAGAAAATCAAGAAAAAGAGAAAGCGCTACCAAAAATTGATGGAATGACTGTAGAAGAAGCAAAACAACGTGCAGCCGCAGCTGCGAAAGCAAAAGCAGCGGCGCTAGCAAAGCAAAAAAGAGAAGGAACAGAAGAAGTAACGGAAGAAGAAAAGGTCAAAGCGAAGGCGAAGGCGAAGGCAGCCGCAGCTGCGAAAGCAAAAGCGGCAGCATTAGCGAAGCAAAAAAGAGAAGGAACAGAAGAAGTAACGGAAGAAGAAAAGGCCAAAGCGAAGGCGAAGGCAGCCGCAGCTGCGAAAGCAAAAGCGGCTGCGCTAGCGAAGCAAAAAAGAGAAGGAACAGAAGAGGTAACGGAAGAAGAAAAGGCTAAAGCGAAGGCGAAGGCCGTGGCAGCTGCGAAAGCAAAAGCAGCGGCGCTAGCGAAACAGAAAGCTTCGCAAGGTGATGGGAATTTGGGAGATGAAAAGGCGAAGGCAATTGCAGCAGCGAAGGCGAAAGCGGCTGCGGCGGCAAGGGCGAAGACGAAGGGTGCTGAAAGTGAAAAGGAAGATGTACCGAAGCAAGAAGAACCGTCCGTTAATCAGCCGTATCTCAATCAGTATGTTGAGGTTATTAGGGGTAAATTAGGAGGTAGCACATTAGTAGATTCCTATATTAATAAACTTTCAAAAGATGTACCAACTCTTGTGGTGGATCCTTCAAAATATTATGAGGTGATGGAGTTACTACGATTCCATGAGGGACTTGCTTTTGATTATATGTCAGAGCTACATGCGACAGATTTTGTGACTCATATGGAAGTGTATGTTCATTTATTTTCATATGGAAAGAAACAGTCTGTAGCGGTGAAGGTAAAGCTGGATAGAGAAGTGCCGCAAGTTGAATCGGTAACAGCGCTGTGGAAAGGGGCTGACTGGCCGGAGCGAGAAGCGTATGATCTGCTAGGCATTGCATTTAAGGGACATCCGAATTTATCGCGTATTTTAATGCCTGATGATTGGGTAGGGTATCCGCTTAGGAAAGATTATGAACCGTATGATGTGGAGGTGTAA
- the nuoB gene encoding NADH-quinone oxidoreductase subunit NuoB: MVINFEALHPNERAELERNIFFSTLEQLKGWARSNSLWPMTFGLACCAIEMMGVGSSHYDLDRFGSFFRTSPRQSDVMIVSGTVTKKMAPIVRRLYDQMPEPKWVIAMGSCATAGGPYVNSYAVVKGVDQIVPVDVYIPGCPPNPAALIYGINKLKEKIRYEAKTGKQVTNK; the protein is encoded by the coding sequence ATGGTTATAAATTTTGAGGCACTACATCCAAATGAGCGAGCGGAATTAGAGAGAAATATCTTTTTTTCTACATTGGAGCAGTTAAAAGGGTGGGCGAGGAGTAATTCTTTATGGCCGATGACATTCGGACTGGCATGCTGTGCGATTGAAATGATGGGAGTAGGTTCATCACATTACGATTTAGATCGATTTGGGTCATTTTTTCGGACTTCACCAAGGCAATCAGATGTCATGATTGTGTCGGGAACGGTAACGAAGAAGATGGCTCCTATTGTTAGGCGTTTATATGATCAAATGCCTGAACCGAAATGGGTTATTGCGATGGGATCTTGTGCGACTGCTGGTGGTCCGTATGTGAATTCGTACGCTGTTGTGAAAGGTGTAGATCAAATTGTACCAGTTGATGTGTATATTCCTGGATGCCCACCAAACCCTGCAGCTTTAATTTATGGAATTAATAAGTTGAAAGAGAAAATTCGTTACGAGGCAAAGACAGGGAAGCAGGTGACGAATAAATGA
- the nuoA gene encoding NADH-quinone oxidoreductase subunit NuoA yields MASVYENNYMIVLIFLLVGILLPVVALTLGRMLRPNKPSAAKATTYESGIEPFHDANIRFHARYYIFALLFVIFDVETLFLYPWAVAYDKLGLFALIEMLIFVVMLLVGLAYAWKKKVLQWL; encoded by the coding sequence ATGGCAAGTGTATATGAAAATAATTATATGATCGTTTTGATTTTCTTGCTAGTAGGCATATTACTGCCGGTAGTGGCTCTTACATTAGGAAGGATGCTGCGCCCAAACAAACCAAGTGCAGCAAAAGCGACGACGTATGAGAGTGGAATTGAGCCTTTTCATGATGCAAATATTCGGTTTCATGCTCGTTACTATATTTTCGCTTTATTGTTTGTCATCTTTGATGTAGAAACTTTATTTCTATATCCATGGGCTGTTGCATATGACAAGCTAGGTTTATTTGCATTAATTGAAATGCTCATCTTTGTTGTAATGTTGCTAGTTGGATTAGCTTATGCTTGGAAAAAGAAGGTGTTACAATGGTTATAA